One Serinus canaria isolate serCan28SL12 chromosome Z, serCan2020, whole genome shotgun sequence DNA window includes the following coding sequences:
- the RIGI gene encoding antiviral innate immune response receptor RIG-I isoform X1: MTAEEKRNLRCYRRYIERSLNPVYILSNMTEWLSDEVKERVRKEEEKGVTAAAALFLDAVLLLEAEGWLRGFLDALVAAGYTGLAEAIENWDFSKLEKLELHRQLLKRIEATMLEIDPVAIMPYINTCLIERECDEILQISEYRSKAAGITKLIECLCRSDKENWPKSLQLALDNAGYYNASELWNIREDNGKDIDGEMTDASENYFETMMTFSEEAECDNLSKNLSSASESIYEFSSVYEPKKPRSYQIELAQPAIGGKNTLICAPTGSGKTFVALMICEHHLQNVPSGRKAKIVFLATKVPVYEQQKNVFRQHFERSGYSVQGICGETVANISVENVIQDSDIIVLTPQILVNSMEKGILSSLSIFTLMIFDECHNTTGNHPYNVLMTRYLDQKFDSSANQLPQIVGLTASVGVGNAKSTNETVEHICTLCSYLDIQAISTVRENKEDLQRFGNKPETHIRWVKMRAQNHFADIISGLMSETEVLMKKIYSVVDTISQINKNYFGTQRYEQWIVSTQKKCRLLQLEDKEKESSICRDLFICTEHLRKFNDALIISEDARIEDALAYLNEFFINVKNGPFTELEKQLTEKFQEKELELTALSKDESNENPKLEELACILDEAYHYNPQTRTILFAKTRALVAALKKWIEGNPLLSHIKLDVLMGKGRRDQKTGMTLPMQKGVLDAFRNDKDIRLLIATSVADEGIDITECNFVVLYEYFGNVTKMIQVRGRGRARDSKCILVTSKTEVVENEKLNSYKEEMMNAAIEKLQNWDETTFARKIRGLQMKEKMLRDSRKNKTKPEIVEGKKNLLCGKCKAYVCSTDDIRIIKDSHHTVLGDAFKERYTTKPHRKPFQFDGFEKKSKMHCRNTECQHDWGIIVKYKIFDNLPVIKIRSFVLEDVETGTQMDFQKWKSINLSLKKFDEETSS; the protein is encoded by the exons ATGACGGCGGAGGAGAAGCGGAACCTGCGGTGCTACAGGCGCTACATCGAGAGGAGCCTGAACCCCGTGTACATCCTCAGCAACATGACGGAATGGCTGTCCGACG AGGTGAAGGAGAGAGTCcgaaaggaggaggagaagggcgTGACGGCGGCCGCCGCGCTGTTCCTGGATgccgtgctgctgctggaggcgGAGGGCTGGCTCCGGGGCTTTCTGGATGCCCTGGTTGCAGCAG GTTACACTGGACTGGCAGAAGCAATTGAAAACTGGGACTTCAGCAAACTGGAAAAactggagctgcacaggcagctgtTGAAGCGGATAGAAGCAACAATGTTAGAAATCGATCCTGTAGCAATCATGCCATACATAAACACATGCCTGATAGAGAGGGAGTGTGATGAGATCCTGCAG ATCAGTGAATACAGAAGCAAGGCAGCCGGGATAACTAAACTCATTGAGTGCCTCTGTCGCTCGGATAAGGAAAACTGGCCCAAAAGTCTTCAGCTGGCATTGGATAATGCAGGATATTACAATGCAAGTGAACTGTGGAATATAAGAGAAG ATAATGGCAAAGACATTGATGGTGAAATGACAGATGCCTCTGAGAATTACTTTGAAACCATGATGACATTTTCTGAAGAAGCAGAATGTGATAATTTGAGCAAAAATCTCTCTTCAGCTTCAG AAAGCATCTATGAGTTTTCATCTGTTTATGAACCAAAGAAGCCTCGGAGCTATCAGATTGAGCTTGCACAGCCTGCTATTGGTGGGAAAAACACATTGATTTGTGCCCCCACTG GATCTGGAAAAACTTTTGTGGCACTTATGATTTGTGAACATCATTTGCAAAACGTTCCCTCAGGACGAAAGGCAAAAATTGTCTTCCTTGCAACCAAAGTGCCAGTGTATGagcaacagaaaaatgtattcaGGCAGCATTTTGAAAGAAGTGG ATACTCTGTTCAAGGAATTTGTGGTGAAACAGTTGCAAATATCTCTGTAGAAAATGTTATACAGGACAGTGACATCATTGTGCTAACGCCCCAGATTCTTGTGAATAGCATGGAGAAAGGGATCCTTAGCTCCCTCTCCATCTTCACGCTGATGATATTTGATGAGTGCCACAACACGACAGGCAACCACCCTTACAACGTGTTGATGACCAGATACCTGGATCAGAAATTTGACTCCTCTGCAAACCAGCTGCCTCAG ATTGTAGGTTTAACTGCTTCTGTTGGAGTTGGTAATGCCAAAAGCACTAATGAAACTGTAGAGCACATCTGTACCCTCTGCTCCTACCTTGACATACAGGCCATTTCCACTGTCAGAGAGAACAAAGAAGATCTGCAGAGGTTTGGAAACAAGCCAGAAACAC aTATCAGATGGGTTAAAATGCGAGCTCAGAATCACTTTGCAGACATTATCTCAGGTCTGATGTCTGAGACAGAGGTGTTGATGAAGAAGATTTACTCAGTGG TAGATACCATCTCCCAAATCAACAAGAATTACTTTGGAACACAGAGATATGAACAGTGGATAGTTTCTACTCAGAAGAAATGCAGACTATTGCAACTGGAAGATAAGGAGAAGGAGAGCAGTATTTGTAGAGACCTTTTCATTTGTACTGAACACTTGCGG AAATTCAATGATGCTCTCATTATCAGTGAAGATGCCCGCATTGAAGATGCTTTAGCCTACCTAAATGAATTTTtcataaatgtaaaaaatggaCCATTTACAGAGTTAGAGAAGCAGCTGACGGAGAAATTCCAAG aaaaagaactAGAGCTGACTGCCCTTTCAAAAGATGAATCAAATGAGAATCCAAAGTTGGAAGAGCTTGCTTGCATCCTGGATGAAGCATACCACTATAACCCACAGACTCGTACTATTCTCTTTGCCAAGACAAGAGCCTTAGTAGCA GCTTTGAAGAAGTGGATAGAAGGAAACCCTCTTCTTAGCCACATAAAGCTGGATGTGTTGATGGGTAAGGGAAGAAGAGATCAGAAAACAG GTATGACCCTGCCAATGCAGAAGGGTGTACTGGATGCATTCAGAAATGACAAAGACATCAGACTGCTAATTGCTACATCTGTTGCTGATGAAGGCATTGATATTACTGAGTGCAACTTTGTGGTGCTCTATGAATACTTTGGTAATGTCACCAAAATGATCCAAGTCAGAG GTCGTGGAAGGGCAAGAGACAGCAAGTGCATCCTTGTGACAAGTAAAACAGAAGTGGTTGAGAATGAAAAACTAAACAGTTACAAGGAAGAAATGATGAATGCAGCTATTGAAAAGCTACAGAACTGGGATGAAACAACATTTGCAAGAAAG atACGTGGCCtgcaaatgaaggaaaagatgCTACGAGATTCcaggaagaacaaaacaaaacctgaaatagtggaagggaaaaaaaatcttttgtgtGGAAAATGCAAAGCATATGTCTGCAGTACAGATGACATCAGAATTATAAAG GATTCTCATCACACTGTCTTAGGTGACGCGTTCAAGGAGCGTTATACAACAAAGCCCCACAGGAAACCTTTTCAGTTTGAtggttttgagaaaaaaagcaagatgcATTGCCGAAATACTGAGTGCCAGCATGACTGGGGGATCATAGTGAAGTACAAGATATTTGACAATCTACCAGTGATCAAAATCAGAAGCTTTGTACTAGAGGATGTTGAAACTGGGACACAAATGgattttcagaaatggaaaagtatTAATTTGTCTTTGAAGAAGTTTGATGAAGAAACATCCAGCTGA
- the RIGI gene encoding antiviral innate immune response receptor RIG-I isoform X4 — protein sequence MTDASENYFETMMTFSEEAECDNLSKNLSSASESIYEFSSVYEPKKPRSYQIELAQPAIGGKNTLICAPTGSGKTFVALMICEHHLQNVPSGRKAKIVFLATKVPVYEQQKNVFRQHFERSGYSVQGICGETVANISVENVIQDSDIIVLTPQILVNSMEKGILSSLSIFTLMIFDECHNTTGNHPYNVLMTRYLDQKFDSSANQLPQIVGLTASVGVGNAKSTNETVEHICTLCSYLDIQAISTVRENKEDLQRFGNKPETHIRWVKMRAQNHFADIISGLMSETEVLMKKIYSVVDTISQINKNYFGTQRYEQWIVSTQKKCRLLQLEDKEKESSICRDLFICTEHLRKFNDALIISEDARIEDALAYLNEFFINVKNGPFTELEKQLTEKFQEKELELTALSKDESNENPKLEELACILDEAYHYNPQTRTILFAKTRALVAALKKWIEGNPLLSHIKLDVLMGKGRRDQKTGMTLPMQKGVLDAFRNDKDIRLLIATSVADEGIDITECNFVVLYEYFGNVTKMIQVRGRGRARDSKCILVTSKTEVVENEKLNSYKEEMMNAAIEKLQNWDETTFARKIRGLQMKEKMLRDSRKNKTKPEIVEGKKNLLCGKCKAYVCSTDDIRIIKDSHHTVLGDAFKERYTTKPHRKPFQFDGFEKKSKMHCRNTECQHDWGIIVKYKIFDNLPVIKIRSFVLEDVETGTQMDFQKWKSINLSLKKFDEETSS from the exons ATGACAGATGCCTCTGAGAATTACTTTGAAACCATGATGACATTTTCTGAAGAAGCAGAATGTGATAATTTGAGCAAAAATCTCTCTTCAGCTTCAG AAAGCATCTATGAGTTTTCATCTGTTTATGAACCAAAGAAGCCTCGGAGCTATCAGATTGAGCTTGCACAGCCTGCTATTGGTGGGAAAAACACATTGATTTGTGCCCCCACTG GATCTGGAAAAACTTTTGTGGCACTTATGATTTGTGAACATCATTTGCAAAACGTTCCCTCAGGACGAAAGGCAAAAATTGTCTTCCTTGCAACCAAAGTGCCAGTGTATGagcaacagaaaaatgtattcaGGCAGCATTTTGAAAGAAGTGG ATACTCTGTTCAAGGAATTTGTGGTGAAACAGTTGCAAATATCTCTGTAGAAAATGTTATACAGGACAGTGACATCATTGTGCTAACGCCCCAGATTCTTGTGAATAGCATGGAGAAAGGGATCCTTAGCTCCCTCTCCATCTTCACGCTGATGATATTTGATGAGTGCCACAACACGACAGGCAACCACCCTTACAACGTGTTGATGACCAGATACCTGGATCAGAAATTTGACTCCTCTGCAAACCAGCTGCCTCAG ATTGTAGGTTTAACTGCTTCTGTTGGAGTTGGTAATGCCAAAAGCACTAATGAAACTGTAGAGCACATCTGTACCCTCTGCTCCTACCTTGACATACAGGCCATTTCCACTGTCAGAGAGAACAAAGAAGATCTGCAGAGGTTTGGAAACAAGCCAGAAACAC aTATCAGATGGGTTAAAATGCGAGCTCAGAATCACTTTGCAGACATTATCTCAGGTCTGATGTCTGAGACAGAGGTGTTGATGAAGAAGATTTACTCAGTGG TAGATACCATCTCCCAAATCAACAAGAATTACTTTGGAACACAGAGATATGAACAGTGGATAGTTTCTACTCAGAAGAAATGCAGACTATTGCAACTGGAAGATAAGGAGAAGGAGAGCAGTATTTGTAGAGACCTTTTCATTTGTACTGAACACTTGCGG AAATTCAATGATGCTCTCATTATCAGTGAAGATGCCCGCATTGAAGATGCTTTAGCCTACCTAAATGAATTTTtcataaatgtaaaaaatggaCCATTTACAGAGTTAGAGAAGCAGCTGACGGAGAAATTCCAAG aaaaagaactAGAGCTGACTGCCCTTTCAAAAGATGAATCAAATGAGAATCCAAAGTTGGAAGAGCTTGCTTGCATCCTGGATGAAGCATACCACTATAACCCACAGACTCGTACTATTCTCTTTGCCAAGACAAGAGCCTTAGTAGCA GCTTTGAAGAAGTGGATAGAAGGAAACCCTCTTCTTAGCCACATAAAGCTGGATGTGTTGATGGGTAAGGGAAGAAGAGATCAGAAAACAG GTATGACCCTGCCAATGCAGAAGGGTGTACTGGATGCATTCAGAAATGACAAAGACATCAGACTGCTAATTGCTACATCTGTTGCTGATGAAGGCATTGATATTACTGAGTGCAACTTTGTGGTGCTCTATGAATACTTTGGTAATGTCACCAAAATGATCCAAGTCAGAG GTCGTGGAAGGGCAAGAGACAGCAAGTGCATCCTTGTGACAAGTAAAACAGAAGTGGTTGAGAATGAAAAACTAAACAGTTACAAGGAAGAAATGATGAATGCAGCTATTGAAAAGCTACAGAACTGGGATGAAACAACATTTGCAAGAAAG atACGTGGCCtgcaaatgaaggaaaagatgCTACGAGATTCcaggaagaacaaaacaaaacctgaaatagtggaagggaaaaaaaatcttttgtgtGGAAAATGCAAAGCATATGTCTGCAGTACAGATGACATCAGAATTATAAAG GATTCTCATCACACTGTCTTAGGTGACGCGTTCAAGGAGCGTTATACAACAAAGCCCCACAGGAAACCTTTTCAGTTTGAtggttttgagaaaaaaagcaagatgcATTGCCGAAATACTGAGTGCCAGCATGACTGGGGGATCATAGTGAAGTACAAGATATTTGACAATCTACCAGTGATCAAAATCAGAAGCTTTGTACTAGAGGATGTTGAAACTGGGACACAAATGgattttcagaaatggaaaagtatTAATTTGTCTTTGAAGAAGTTTGATGAAGAAACATCCAGCTGA
- the RIGI gene encoding antiviral innate immune response receptor RIG-I isoform X3: MTAEEKRNLRCYRRYIERSLNPVYILSNMTEWLSDEVKERVRKEEEKGVTAAAALFLDAVLLLEAEGWLRGFLDALVAAGYTGLAEAIENWDFSKLEKLELHRQLLKRIEATMLEIDPVAIMPYINTCLIERECDEILQISEYRSKAAGITKLIECLCRSDKENWPKSLQLALDNAGYYNASELWNIREDNGKDIDGEMTDASENYFETMMTFSEEAECDNLSKNLSSASGSGKTFVALMICEHHLQNVPSGRKAKIVFLATKVPVYEQQKNVFRQHFERSGYSVQGICGETVANISVENVIQDSDIIVLTPQILVNSMEKGILSSLSIFTLMIFDECHNTTGNHPYNVLMTRYLDQKFDSSANQLPQIVGLTASVGVGNAKSTNETVEHICTLCSYLDIQAISTVRENKEDLQRFGNKPETHIRWVKMRAQNHFADIISGLMSETEVLMKKIYSVVDTISQINKNYFGTQRYEQWIVSTQKKCRLLQLEDKEKESSICRDLFICTEHLRKFNDALIISEDARIEDALAYLNEFFINVKNGPFTELEKQLTEKFQEKELELTALSKDESNENPKLEELACILDEAYHYNPQTRTILFAKTRALVAALKKWIEGNPLLSHIKLDVLMGKGRRDQKTGMTLPMQKGVLDAFRNDKDIRLLIATSVADEGIDITECNFVVLYEYFGNVTKMIQVRGRGRARDSKCILVTSKTEVVENEKLNSYKEEMMNAAIEKLQNWDETTFARKIRGLQMKEKMLRDSRKNKTKPEIVEGKKNLLCGKCKAYVCSTDDIRIIKDSHHTVLGDAFKERYTTKPHRKPFQFDGFEKKSKMHCRNTECQHDWGIIVKYKIFDNLPVIKIRSFVLEDVETGTQMDFQKWKSINLSLKKFDEETSS; encoded by the exons ATGACGGCGGAGGAGAAGCGGAACCTGCGGTGCTACAGGCGCTACATCGAGAGGAGCCTGAACCCCGTGTACATCCTCAGCAACATGACGGAATGGCTGTCCGACG AGGTGAAGGAGAGAGTCcgaaaggaggaggagaagggcgTGACGGCGGCCGCCGCGCTGTTCCTGGATgccgtgctgctgctggaggcgGAGGGCTGGCTCCGGGGCTTTCTGGATGCCCTGGTTGCAGCAG GTTACACTGGACTGGCAGAAGCAATTGAAAACTGGGACTTCAGCAAACTGGAAAAactggagctgcacaggcagctgtTGAAGCGGATAGAAGCAACAATGTTAGAAATCGATCCTGTAGCAATCATGCCATACATAAACACATGCCTGATAGAGAGGGAGTGTGATGAGATCCTGCAG ATCAGTGAATACAGAAGCAAGGCAGCCGGGATAACTAAACTCATTGAGTGCCTCTGTCGCTCGGATAAGGAAAACTGGCCCAAAAGTCTTCAGCTGGCATTGGATAATGCAGGATATTACAATGCAAGTGAACTGTGGAATATAAGAGAAG ATAATGGCAAAGACATTGATGGTGAAATGACAGATGCCTCTGAGAATTACTTTGAAACCATGATGACATTTTCTGAAGAAGCAGAATGTGATAATTTGAGCAAAAATCTCTCTTCAGCTTCAG GATCTGGAAAAACTTTTGTGGCACTTATGATTTGTGAACATCATTTGCAAAACGTTCCCTCAGGACGAAAGGCAAAAATTGTCTTCCTTGCAACCAAAGTGCCAGTGTATGagcaacagaaaaatgtattcaGGCAGCATTTTGAAAGAAGTGG ATACTCTGTTCAAGGAATTTGTGGTGAAACAGTTGCAAATATCTCTGTAGAAAATGTTATACAGGACAGTGACATCATTGTGCTAACGCCCCAGATTCTTGTGAATAGCATGGAGAAAGGGATCCTTAGCTCCCTCTCCATCTTCACGCTGATGATATTTGATGAGTGCCACAACACGACAGGCAACCACCCTTACAACGTGTTGATGACCAGATACCTGGATCAGAAATTTGACTCCTCTGCAAACCAGCTGCCTCAG ATTGTAGGTTTAACTGCTTCTGTTGGAGTTGGTAATGCCAAAAGCACTAATGAAACTGTAGAGCACATCTGTACCCTCTGCTCCTACCTTGACATACAGGCCATTTCCACTGTCAGAGAGAACAAAGAAGATCTGCAGAGGTTTGGAAACAAGCCAGAAACAC aTATCAGATGGGTTAAAATGCGAGCTCAGAATCACTTTGCAGACATTATCTCAGGTCTGATGTCTGAGACAGAGGTGTTGATGAAGAAGATTTACTCAGTGG TAGATACCATCTCCCAAATCAACAAGAATTACTTTGGAACACAGAGATATGAACAGTGGATAGTTTCTACTCAGAAGAAATGCAGACTATTGCAACTGGAAGATAAGGAGAAGGAGAGCAGTATTTGTAGAGACCTTTTCATTTGTACTGAACACTTGCGG AAATTCAATGATGCTCTCATTATCAGTGAAGATGCCCGCATTGAAGATGCTTTAGCCTACCTAAATGAATTTTtcataaatgtaaaaaatggaCCATTTACAGAGTTAGAGAAGCAGCTGACGGAGAAATTCCAAG aaaaagaactAGAGCTGACTGCCCTTTCAAAAGATGAATCAAATGAGAATCCAAAGTTGGAAGAGCTTGCTTGCATCCTGGATGAAGCATACCACTATAACCCACAGACTCGTACTATTCTCTTTGCCAAGACAAGAGCCTTAGTAGCA GCTTTGAAGAAGTGGATAGAAGGAAACCCTCTTCTTAGCCACATAAAGCTGGATGTGTTGATGGGTAAGGGAAGAAGAGATCAGAAAACAG GTATGACCCTGCCAATGCAGAAGGGTGTACTGGATGCATTCAGAAATGACAAAGACATCAGACTGCTAATTGCTACATCTGTTGCTGATGAAGGCATTGATATTACTGAGTGCAACTTTGTGGTGCTCTATGAATACTTTGGTAATGTCACCAAAATGATCCAAGTCAGAG GTCGTGGAAGGGCAAGAGACAGCAAGTGCATCCTTGTGACAAGTAAAACAGAAGTGGTTGAGAATGAAAAACTAAACAGTTACAAGGAAGAAATGATGAATGCAGCTATTGAAAAGCTACAGAACTGGGATGAAACAACATTTGCAAGAAAG atACGTGGCCtgcaaatgaaggaaaagatgCTACGAGATTCcaggaagaacaaaacaaaacctgaaatagtggaagggaaaaaaaatcttttgtgtGGAAAATGCAAAGCATATGTCTGCAGTACAGATGACATCAGAATTATAAAG GATTCTCATCACACTGTCTTAGGTGACGCGTTCAAGGAGCGTTATACAACAAAGCCCCACAGGAAACCTTTTCAGTTTGAtggttttgagaaaaaaagcaagatgcATTGCCGAAATACTGAGTGCCAGCATGACTGGGGGATCATAGTGAAGTACAAGATATTTGACAATCTACCAGTGATCAAAATCAGAAGCTTTGTACTAGAGGATGTTGAAACTGGGACACAAATGgattttcagaaatggaaaagtatTAATTTGTCTTTGAAGAAGTTTGATGAAGAAACATCCAGCTGA
- the RIGI gene encoding antiviral innate immune response receptor RIG-I isoform X2: MTAEEKRNLRCYRRYIERSLNPVYILSNMTEWLSDEVKERVRKEEEKGVTAAAALFLDAVLLLEAEGWLRGFLDALVAAGYTGLAEAIENWDFSKLEKLELHRQLLKRIEATMLEIDPVAIMPYINTCLIERECDEILQISEYRSKAAGITKLIECLCRSDKENWPKSLQLALDNAGYYNASELWNIREDNGKDIDGEMTDASENYFETMMTFSEEAECDNLSKNLSSASESIYEFSSVYEPKKPRSYQIELAQPAIGGKNTLICAPTGSGKTFVALMICEHHLQNVPSGRKAKIVFLATKVPVYEQQKNVFRQHFERSGYSVQGICGETVANISVENVIQDSDIIVLTPQILVNSMEKGILSSLSIFTLMIFDECHNTTGNHPYNVLMTRYLDQKFDSSANQLPQIVGLTASVGVGNAKSTNETVEHICTLCSYLDIQAISTVRENKEDLQRFGNKPETHIRWVKMRAQNHFADIISGLMSETEVLMKKIYSVDTISQINKNYFGTQRYEQWIVSTQKKCRLLQLEDKEKESSICRDLFICTEHLRKFNDALIISEDARIEDALAYLNEFFINVKNGPFTELEKQLTEKFQEKELELTALSKDESNENPKLEELACILDEAYHYNPQTRTILFAKTRALVAALKKWIEGNPLLSHIKLDVLMGKGRRDQKTGMTLPMQKGVLDAFRNDKDIRLLIATSVADEGIDITECNFVVLYEYFGNVTKMIQVRGRGRARDSKCILVTSKTEVVENEKLNSYKEEMMNAAIEKLQNWDETTFARKIRGLQMKEKMLRDSRKNKTKPEIVEGKKNLLCGKCKAYVCSTDDIRIIKDSHHTVLGDAFKERYTTKPHRKPFQFDGFEKKSKMHCRNTECQHDWGIIVKYKIFDNLPVIKIRSFVLEDVETGTQMDFQKWKSINLSLKKFDEETSS; this comes from the exons ATGACGGCGGAGGAGAAGCGGAACCTGCGGTGCTACAGGCGCTACATCGAGAGGAGCCTGAACCCCGTGTACATCCTCAGCAACATGACGGAATGGCTGTCCGACG AGGTGAAGGAGAGAGTCcgaaaggaggaggagaagggcgTGACGGCGGCCGCCGCGCTGTTCCTGGATgccgtgctgctgctggaggcgGAGGGCTGGCTCCGGGGCTTTCTGGATGCCCTGGTTGCAGCAG GTTACACTGGACTGGCAGAAGCAATTGAAAACTGGGACTTCAGCAAACTGGAAAAactggagctgcacaggcagctgtTGAAGCGGATAGAAGCAACAATGTTAGAAATCGATCCTGTAGCAATCATGCCATACATAAACACATGCCTGATAGAGAGGGAGTGTGATGAGATCCTGCAG ATCAGTGAATACAGAAGCAAGGCAGCCGGGATAACTAAACTCATTGAGTGCCTCTGTCGCTCGGATAAGGAAAACTGGCCCAAAAGTCTTCAGCTGGCATTGGATAATGCAGGATATTACAATGCAAGTGAACTGTGGAATATAAGAGAAG ATAATGGCAAAGACATTGATGGTGAAATGACAGATGCCTCTGAGAATTACTTTGAAACCATGATGACATTTTCTGAAGAAGCAGAATGTGATAATTTGAGCAAAAATCTCTCTTCAGCTTCAG AAAGCATCTATGAGTTTTCATCTGTTTATGAACCAAAGAAGCCTCGGAGCTATCAGATTGAGCTTGCACAGCCTGCTATTGGTGGGAAAAACACATTGATTTGTGCCCCCACTG GATCTGGAAAAACTTTTGTGGCACTTATGATTTGTGAACATCATTTGCAAAACGTTCCCTCAGGACGAAAGGCAAAAATTGTCTTCCTTGCAACCAAAGTGCCAGTGTATGagcaacagaaaaatgtattcaGGCAGCATTTTGAAAGAAGTGG ATACTCTGTTCAAGGAATTTGTGGTGAAACAGTTGCAAATATCTCTGTAGAAAATGTTATACAGGACAGTGACATCATTGTGCTAACGCCCCAGATTCTTGTGAATAGCATGGAGAAAGGGATCCTTAGCTCCCTCTCCATCTTCACGCTGATGATATTTGATGAGTGCCACAACACGACAGGCAACCACCCTTACAACGTGTTGATGACCAGATACCTGGATCAGAAATTTGACTCCTCTGCAAACCAGCTGCCTCAG ATTGTAGGTTTAACTGCTTCTGTTGGAGTTGGTAATGCCAAAAGCACTAATGAAACTGTAGAGCACATCTGTACCCTCTGCTCCTACCTTGACATACAGGCCATTTCCACTGTCAGAGAGAACAAAGAAGATCTGCAGAGGTTTGGAAACAAGCCAGAAACAC aTATCAGATGGGTTAAAATGCGAGCTCAGAATCACTTTGCAGACATTATCTCAGGTCTGATGTCTGAGACAGAGGTGTTGATGAAGAAGATTTACTCAGTGG ATACCATCTCCCAAATCAACAAGAATTACTTTGGAACACAGAGATATGAACAGTGGATAGTTTCTACTCAGAAGAAATGCAGACTATTGCAACTGGAAGATAAGGAGAAGGAGAGCAGTATTTGTAGAGACCTTTTCATTTGTACTGAACACTTGCGG AAATTCAATGATGCTCTCATTATCAGTGAAGATGCCCGCATTGAAGATGCTTTAGCCTACCTAAATGAATTTTtcataaatgtaaaaaatggaCCATTTACAGAGTTAGAGAAGCAGCTGACGGAGAAATTCCAAG aaaaagaactAGAGCTGACTGCCCTTTCAAAAGATGAATCAAATGAGAATCCAAAGTTGGAAGAGCTTGCTTGCATCCTGGATGAAGCATACCACTATAACCCACAGACTCGTACTATTCTCTTTGCCAAGACAAGAGCCTTAGTAGCA GCTTTGAAGAAGTGGATAGAAGGAAACCCTCTTCTTAGCCACATAAAGCTGGATGTGTTGATGGGTAAGGGAAGAAGAGATCAGAAAACAG GTATGACCCTGCCAATGCAGAAGGGTGTACTGGATGCATTCAGAAATGACAAAGACATCAGACTGCTAATTGCTACATCTGTTGCTGATGAAGGCATTGATATTACTGAGTGCAACTTTGTGGTGCTCTATGAATACTTTGGTAATGTCACCAAAATGATCCAAGTCAGAG GTCGTGGAAGGGCAAGAGACAGCAAGTGCATCCTTGTGACAAGTAAAACAGAAGTGGTTGAGAATGAAAAACTAAACAGTTACAAGGAAGAAATGATGAATGCAGCTATTGAAAAGCTACAGAACTGGGATGAAACAACATTTGCAAGAAAG atACGTGGCCtgcaaatgaaggaaaagatgCTACGAGATTCcaggaagaacaaaacaaaacctgaaatagtggaagggaaaaaaaatcttttgtgtGGAAAATGCAAAGCATATGTCTGCAGTACAGATGACATCAGAATTATAAAG GATTCTCATCACACTGTCTTAGGTGACGCGTTCAAGGAGCGTTATACAACAAAGCCCCACAGGAAACCTTTTCAGTTTGAtggttttgagaaaaaaagcaagatgcATTGCCGAAATACTGAGTGCCAGCATGACTGGGGGATCATAGTGAAGTACAAGATATTTGACAATCTACCAGTGATCAAAATCAGAAGCTTTGTACTAGAGGATGTTGAAACTGGGACACAAATGgattttcagaaatggaaaagtatTAATTTGTCTTTGAAGAAGTTTGATGAAGAAACATCCAGCTGA